The stretch of DNA TCCATAGCGTGAAGGGTCTTTGCCACCGCGTCCACCATTTTCTAAAGGTCTTTCTTCCTTTATTTTATGCTTACGTCTTTCTTCAGCTTCGTTTAGGGCGCGTTGTGCTGCGGGAGAGAGGGATTGCTGTTTAT from Bartonella taylorii encodes:
- a CDS encoding DUF1674 domain-containing protein; its protein translation is MDKKDKKISKQNATTDKQQSLSPAAQRALNEAEERRKHKIKEERPLENGGRGGKDPSRYGDWEIKGRAIDF